The DNA sequence AATCCTGAATATGCAGATGATGTCGATTAGTGACCTAACCAAGTAGATGGTATTGGCTGAAACTTGTTCTTTGCACTAGCCAAGACATCATAGTAATCCACATGGTTGAGGCAGTCACGAAAATCAGTGAAAAGCTTTTCAAACACCTTCCATTGGACTTTGATTGATCTTGAGTACGGGTATGGAAGAAAAACCTGCCCAAAATGATATAGCAGCATGTAAACCACGGAACATTaatggaaaggaaaaataataataccTGTTGCAAGGGTAATATAAATAGAAAAGAGAGCTTACATCCCCCTCTTGTGCGAGACGTTTAAGTATTTGAAAAGTGTGTTCGGTTTCCTCTAAATTGTCAAGAACAGCCAACCATATCTGGGAAGCAAGCTCGTGAGCCATGTCTCTTGATTTACCACAAGCAATAAACTGATCTGACAAGACAGAGTAATCAACTAAGCATCAGTTTCAAGGTGACATAAAGAATCCAATACCATGTATTCTAAACATCAGCACACAGATGTTGAAATTCTGGAATATCAAATGCCATTATTGATACAATTGCTGAGGACCTGAGGTCTAAACATGACATTGTATACTTGGTGATTCCTTCCACGTCATGTGAAGAAGTTTTTGGAACATTTCCACAAGACAAAAGGCAAATGCAAGATTACTATCCTAGATATACTGTTCTCTAGCTATCAAACTCAAGAATGGGGATGAGAGTCCTAAATACTGATTATGTATACCAAGTTTTCAGTTGTGAATTATATGGCTAGAAAGCAAAAAAGAGGCAACTAAACTTAGAAACATACCTATTATGGTACCGTGCAAAATACCAGATGGTGGAGGCATAGATGAAAGCTCAAGCTGCTCTTTTAGAAACAAATAAGTATGCCCCACTATCTCATCAATCTCACCATCTAGAGCAAAGATGTGCTCACTAACATATAAAGCAGCAAATCTCCTGAGAAATTTGACAAAAATCTTAGCAAAATAAAATACGTGGAAAAGTAAAAATCTACCATGCTGATGTGCAATATAAATGATAGTTAGCAAAGAATGATTTGTATGCTGCATCAATTTGCATATCTACACTGATACAGTGATATATATACATGATATGAATCCAGCACTGCGTACTACAAATGTGTGAGAAGTGGGGATAGAGTATCAAGGGAAGAAGTTAACTGGCAACAAAGAATTAATTCAGAGATTTATTCCCCCACATAAGTGATTCCACTGCACATTAATAACCCAGTCTATTGAGTAATAGCTATCAGTTAAGAATGGCAAAGGAGATACTCCAGTAGAAGTCCAAGACAACCAGACACAAGTCGTAGTATCTTTTATTGAGATGCCAACAATTTAAGCTAGGCCAAAACTTGTAGTTTGATATGATTTTTAAACTGTAAGCTCAAATAGACACGATGTGTTTAACCTTACAGTAATAA is a window from the Rosa chinensis cultivar Old Blush chromosome 2, RchiOBHm-V2, whole genome shotgun sequence genome containing:
- the LOC112187884 gene encoding uncharacterized protein LOC112187884, yielding MTNNKENDTLTSGDSSFGKLPDHLLIEIFIRVPVSEWVRICCVRKQWANLFRGECLWRAALSTTFPLASKAKSWPGPIPRGLSKRRFAALYVSEHIFALDGEIDEIVGHTYLFLKEQLELSSMPPPSGILHGTIIDQFIACGKSRDMAHELASQIWLAVLDNLEETEHTFQILKRLAQEGDVFLPYPYSRSIKVQWKVFEKLFTDFRDCLNHVDYYDVLASAKNKFQPIPSTWLGH